One stretch of Armigeres subalbatus isolate Guangzhou_Male chromosome 2, GZ_Asu_2, whole genome shotgun sequence DNA includes these proteins:
- the LOC134218377 gene encoding uncharacterized protein LOC134218377 isoform X1: MIEIAVHESRKMARSEISEVNYFDRRGSYSQSRNVVQKGKFGEASNSWRGQGVSTSHGGTFKPNNQTVCYNCYNKGHLSYDCMLPKAKKPRSSAPTQRSYGNRKRAFEQRINQLTAAMEELKSSFNHEDQQCDKQSSGGSDDDEDDEQSANWVNNVLLGEQTGPPHLERTLSTDGALVLAEITEVPPAAVFFCCRWMWIRRKLP; encoded by the exons ATGATTGAGATTGCGGTTCACGAATCTAGAAAAATGGCCCGTAGTGAAATAAGCGAGGTGAACTATTTTGACCGTCGTGGTTCGTACAGTCAATCTCGTAACGTAGTGCAGAAAGGGAAGTTTGGCGAAGCAAGCAACTCATGGAGAGGGCAAGGTGTTTCAACAAGTCATGGTGGAACATTCAAACCCAATAACCAAACCGTGTGTTACAATTGTTATAACAAGGGCCACCTGTCATACGACTGCATGCTACCGAAGGCCAAAAAACCTAGATCTAGTGCTCCAACACAAAGAAGCTATGGGAATAGGAAACGTGCTTTCGAACAACGGATTAATCAACTGACGGCTGCCATGGAGGAACTCAAATCTTCGTTTAATCATGAGGATCAGCAGTGTGACAAGCAATCCAGTGGAGGATCTGAcgacgacgaagacgacgaGCAGTCAGCTAACTGGGTAAATAATGTATTGCTCG GCGAGCAAACTGGTCCACCACATCTAGAAAGAACTCTTTCTACTGACGGCGCATTGGTATTAGCTGAAAttacggaagttccaccagcagctgtttttttctgctgtagatggATGTGGATTCGCCGTAAACTGCCATAA
- the LOC134218377 gene encoding uncharacterized protein LOC134218377 isoform X2: protein MIEIAVHESRKMARSEISEVNYFDRRGSYSQSRNVVQKGKFGEASNSWRGQGVSTSHGGTFKPNNQTVCYNCYNKGHLSYDCMLPKAKKPRSSAPTQRSYGNRKRAFEQRINQLTAAMEELKSSFNHEDQQCDKQSSGGSDDDEDDEQSANWVNNVLLDRE, encoded by the exons ATGATTGAGATTGCGGTTCACGAATCTAGAAAAATGGCCCGTAGTGAAATAAGCGAGGTGAACTATTTTGACCGTCGTGGTTCGTACAGTCAATCTCGTAACGTAGTGCAGAAAGGGAAGTTTGGCGAAGCAAGCAACTCATGGAGAGGGCAAGGTGTTTCAACAAGTCATGGTGGAACATTCAAACCCAATAACCAAACCGTGTGTTACAATTGTTATAACAAGGGCCACCTGTCATACGACTGCATGCTACCGAAGGCCAAAAAACCTAGATCTAGTGCTCCAACACAAAGAAGCTATGGGAATAGGAAACGTGCTTTCGAACAACGGATTAATCAACTGACGGCTGCCATGGAGGAACTCAAATCTTCGTTTAATCATGAGGATCAGCAGTGTGACAAGCAATCCAGTGGAGGATCTGAcgacgacgaagacgacgaGCAGTCAGCTAACTGGGTAAATAATGTATTGCTCG ATCGCGAATAA